The following proteins come from a genomic window of Tepidiforma thermophila:
- the nadA gene encoding quinolinate synthase NadA: MAATLAPAGKSYAELLVLYSDPDTCPAEALAPVPLAQEPAFVSWQQDIPRVYLEMSPEELDHRIAAARARLGSKLVILGHHYQRDEVIKYADFTGDSFKLARHAAEQEGIEYVLFCGVHFMAESADILTPEHVRVILPNMAAGCSMADMADPDDVYAAWDEIHEVLGEDARIIPVTYMNSAASLKAFVGERGGLVCTSSNADRALRWAFERGEKVFFFPDQHLGRNTGYAMGIPLDEMVLWNWRLPMGGTTPEALRKAKIILWQGHCSTHQRFTVEQIEKARREHPGVHVIVHPECRWEVVQAADSYGSTEKIAKTIREAPAGTTWAVGTEINLVNRLAKQNPDKTVFCLDPVVCPCSTMYRIHPAYVAWTLEAIVQGQVVNEVRVDPETRKWSLVALERMLELG, encoded by the coding sequence ATGGCTGCAACACTGGCGCCTGCGGGCAAGAGCTACGCCGAGCTGCTCGTCCTGTACTCGGACCCGGATACGTGCCCGGCCGAAGCGCTGGCGCCGGTGCCGCTTGCGCAGGAGCCGGCCTTCGTCAGCTGGCAGCAGGATATCCCGCGGGTCTACCTCGAGATGAGCCCCGAGGAGCTTGACCACCGCATCGCGGCCGCGCGGGCCCGGCTCGGCTCGAAGCTCGTCATCCTCGGGCATCACTACCAGCGTGACGAGGTCATTAAGTACGCCGACTTCACGGGCGACAGCTTCAAGCTCGCCCGGCATGCCGCGGAGCAGGAGGGCATCGAGTATGTGCTCTTCTGCGGGGTGCACTTTATGGCCGAGTCGGCCGACATCCTGACGCCCGAGCATGTGCGGGTCATCCTCCCCAATATGGCCGCCGGCTGCTCGATGGCGGACATGGCCGACCCGGATGATGTCTACGCCGCATGGGACGAAATCCACGAGGTGCTCGGCGAGGACGCGCGGATTATCCCCGTGACGTACATGAACAGCGCGGCGAGCCTGAAGGCGTTCGTGGGCGAACGGGGCGGGCTGGTGTGCACATCGAGCAACGCCGACCGGGCCCTGCGCTGGGCCTTCGAGCGGGGAGAGAAGGTCTTCTTCTTCCCGGACCAGCACCTCGGCCGGAATACCGGGTACGCCATGGGCATCCCGCTCGACGAAATGGTGCTGTGGAACTGGCGGCTGCCGATGGGCGGCACGACGCCTGAGGCGCTGCGCAAGGCGAAGATCATCCTGTGGCAGGGGCACTGCAGCACCCACCAGCGGTTCACGGTCGAGCAGATCGAAAAGGCGCGCCGCGAGCACCCGGGCGTCCATGTCATCGTGCACCCCGAGTGCCGCTGGGAGGTCGTGCAGGCGGCCGACAGCTACGGTTCGACCGAAAAAATTGCGAAGACGATTCGCGAGGCTCCGGCGGGCACGACCTGGGCGGTCGGGACGGAGATCAATCTCGTGAACCGGCTGGCGAAGCAGAACCCGGATAAGACGGTGTTCTGCCTGGACCCGGTGGTGTGCCCCTGCAGCACCATGTACCGCATCCACCCGGCCTATGTAGCCTGGACGCTCGAAGCGATCGTGCAGGGCCAGGTCGTGAATGAAGTCCGGGTCGACCCCGAGACGCGGAAGTGGTCGCTCGTGGCGCTGGAGCGGATGCTCGAGCTGGGCTGA
- a CDS encoding LON peptidase substrate-binding domain-containing protein, producing the protein MELPLFPLRTVLFPGMRLPLRIFEERYRVMVRELLDSGGEFGVVLIREGPEVGPGAIPHEVGTAARIESCEKVDGGQFMLTARGTWRFRINRLLPPRPYPYGDVTPLDDTDGPLTPRLKAGLETVRATFPLYFRLMLSLTDQWARGLQLPEKPHRLVNFLGEWLQVGEDVKQRLLEMEAAEDRVAYLAEVLDDLVMRTKDAVIEHRRKKYGALGIAN; encoded by the coding sequence CTGGAACTGCCGCTCTTCCCATTGCGCACCGTGCTGTTTCCCGGGATGCGCCTGCCGCTGCGTATCTTCGAGGAGCGCTACCGCGTCATGGTGCGCGAGCTGCTCGACTCCGGCGGCGAGTTTGGTGTCGTCCTCATCCGGGAAGGCCCCGAAGTTGGGCCCGGGGCGATTCCCCACGAGGTCGGCACGGCCGCACGGATTGAGTCATGCGAGAAGGTCGATGGGGGCCAGTTCATGCTCACGGCCCGCGGCACCTGGCGGTTCCGCATCAACCGCCTCCTCCCCCCGCGCCCCTACCCGTATGGCGATGTCACGCCCCTCGACGATACTGACGGCCCGCTCACGCCCCGGCTCAAAGCCGGGCTCGAAACCGTCCGCGCAACCTTCCCGCTCTACTTCCGCCTCATGCTCTCCCTCACCGACCAGTGGGCCCGCGGACTGCAGCTGCCCGAAAAGCCCCACCGGCTCGTCAACTTCCTCGGCGAATGGCTCCAGGTGGGCGAAGACGTGAAGCAGCGGCTCCTCGAGATGGAAGCAGCGGAGGACCGCGTCGCCTACCTCGCGGAAGTCCTCGACGACCTGGTGATGCGGACCAAAGATGCTGTGATCGAGCACCGCCGGAAGAAGTACGGCGCCCTGGGCATCGCAAACTGA
- a CDS encoding RidA family protein, which translates to MTPEERLAALGLELPPPFAPPANFVAAVQAGGLLFLSGHGPTGAGGRLLMTGRVGADLTLEQGYEAARLTALALLGSLKGAIGDLGRVERVVKLLGMVRCTPDFGNTPAVINGASDLLVAVFGESGRHARSAVGMYELPFGMPVEIEMVVALRD; encoded by the coding sequence GTGACGCCGGAGGAGCGCCTCGCCGCACTCGGGCTCGAACTCCCGCCCCCGTTCGCCCCGCCGGCGAACTTCGTTGCCGCGGTCCAGGCAGGAGGCCTGCTGTTTCTTTCTGGCCATGGCCCGACGGGCGCGGGTGGACGTCTCCTTATGACCGGCCGCGTCGGTGCTGACCTTACGCTCGAACAGGGCTACGAGGCCGCCCGCCTTACCGCGCTGGCCCTGCTTGGCTCCCTGAAGGGCGCCATCGGCGACCTCGGCCGGGTCGAGCGGGTGGTCAAGCTGCTCGGCATGGTCCGTTGCACGCCGGACTTCGGCAACACCCCCGCGGTCATCAACGGCGCGTCCGACCTGCTCGTTGCCGTGTTCGGCGAGAGCGGACGCCACGCCCGCTCTGCCGTGGGGATGTACGAGCTTCCGTTCGGCATGCCCGTTGAGATCGAAATGGTCGTCGCCCTCCGCGACTGA
- a CDS encoding maleylpyruvate isomerase N-terminal domain-containing protein, with protein MSAKAEALAALDEGYRKFRAGIADLDDAAYSETWLGSWNLSQLLAHMAGWYREMAGAFERVARGERPVPPGVDYSDPEPWNQRFAAGALPGRAALDDWDAAFAAYRAAAAALPDDLYGVDPESGRPRIGNRLLQGAGIGHFEEHQPELDAWLAARCR; from the coding sequence ATGTCCGCAAAGGCTGAAGCCCTGGCAGCGCTCGATGAAGGCTACCGGAAGTTCCGTGCCGGGATTGCTGACCTCGATGACGCCGCCTATTCCGAGACCTGGCTCGGGAGCTGGAATCTCTCGCAGCTGCTGGCCCACATGGCCGGCTGGTATCGCGAAATGGCCGGCGCCTTCGAACGCGTGGCCCGCGGCGAGCGCCCGGTTCCACCCGGGGTCGACTACTCCGACCCGGAGCCGTGGAACCAGCGGTTCGCCGCCGGAGCGCTCCCGGGTCGAGCGGCCCTCGACGACTGGGACGCCGCCTTCGCTGCCTACCGGGCCGCTGCTGCCGCCCTCCCCGATGACCTGTACGGCGTCGACCCGGAAAGCGGCCGGCCGCGCATCGGCAACCGTCTCCTCCAGGGCGCCGGGATCGGCCACTTCGAGGAGCACCAGCCCGAGCTCGACGCCTGGCTCGCAGCCCGCTGCCGGTGA
- a CDS encoding M48 family metallopeptidase: MASAPVPGSILIYDRIAANRRMTWVLMVAFVAVLTGLVALIVLALGLPVGFIGIAGIALIIYALVSYFAASSIVLSISGAHEVTKEQEWEYVRRVENLCIGAGLPMPRTWVLEDSAPNAFATGRDPQHAHVVVTRGLLQKLEPIELEAVLAHELSHIANYDIRVMTIATVLVGLVVLLSDFFLRWTYWGAGARRGSRGRGGGGAALLVLLAVVAAILAPLVAQALKFAVSRQREYLADASGALLCRHPEALARALEKIAADPEPLEAANKATAHLYIYNPLREHQSFLNNLFNTHPPIEERIRLLRSM; encoded by the coding sequence ATGGCGTCGGCGCCCGTCCCCGGCTCAATCCTGATCTACGACCGCATCGCGGCGAACCGCCGGATGACGTGGGTGCTCATGGTTGCCTTTGTGGCGGTCCTCACCGGGCTAGTCGCACTGATCGTCCTCGCGCTGGGGCTCCCGGTCGGCTTCATCGGCATCGCGGGGATCGCGCTCATCATCTACGCACTGGTCAGCTATTTCGCCGCTTCGAGCATCGTGCTCTCCATTTCCGGCGCCCACGAAGTGACGAAGGAGCAGGAGTGGGAGTATGTCCGCCGGGTCGAGAACCTCTGCATCGGCGCGGGCCTGCCGATGCCGCGCACCTGGGTCCTTGAGGACTCGGCGCCGAACGCCTTCGCAACCGGCCGCGACCCGCAGCATGCCCACGTCGTCGTGACCCGCGGGCTGCTGCAGAAGCTCGAGCCGATCGAACTTGAAGCCGTGCTGGCCCACGAGCTCTCGCATATCGCCAATTACGACATCCGGGTCATGACGATTGCGACGGTCCTCGTCGGCCTGGTCGTGCTCCTGAGCGACTTCTTCCTCCGCTGGACCTACTGGGGAGCCGGCGCCCGCCGCGGCAGCCGCGGCAGGGGTGGCGGAGGCGCCGCGCTCCTGGTGCTCCTCGCAGTGGTCGCGGCGATCCTTGCACCGCTCGTGGCCCAGGCGCTGAAGTTCGCCGTTAGCCGCCAGCGCGAATACCTTGCGGATGCCTCCGGTGCGCTGCTCTGCCGCCACCCTGAGGCGCTGGCCCGCGCCCTCGAAAAGATCGCCGCAGACCCCGAGCCGCTCGAAGCCGCCAACAAGGCCACTGCCCACCTCTACATCTACAACCCGCTCCGCGAGCACCAGAGCTTCCTCAATAACCTGTTCAACACCCACCCGCCTATCGAAGAGCGCATCCGACTGCTCCGCAGCATGTAG
- a CDS encoding LemA family protein — MTGLIVLVVVIVIALVLVFWVIGLYNGLARARIRVKESWSGIDVQLKRRSSLIPNLVETVKGYAAHEKEVLENVTRARAMLDRAQTPGQAAQADNMLTGALRSLFAVVEAYPDLKANQNFLELQRELTDTEDKIAYARQFYNANVRVYNEKVATIPSSIIAGMFNFEPAEFYEAEEAAREDVRVSFVSN, encoded by the coding sequence TTGACCGGCCTGATCGTGCTCGTCGTCGTTATCGTCATCGCGCTCGTGCTCGTGTTCTGGGTCATCGGCCTGTACAACGGCCTCGCCCGCGCGCGCATCCGCGTGAAAGAATCGTGGTCCGGCATCGATGTCCAGCTGAAGCGCCGTTCCAGCCTCATCCCCAACCTCGTCGAAACCGTCAAAGGGTACGCGGCGCACGAGAAAGAGGTCCTCGAAAATGTGACCCGCGCCCGCGCCATGCTCGACCGTGCGCAAACCCCGGGCCAGGCCGCCCAGGCCGACAACATGCTGACCGGCGCCCTCCGCTCCCTGTTCGCGGTCGTCGAGGCCTACCCCGACCTCAAGGCCAACCAGAACTTCCTCGAACTCCAGCGCGAACTGACCGATACCGAGGACAAAATCGCCTACGCCCGCCAGTTCTATAATGCCAACGTGCGCGTCTACAACGAAAAGGTCGCGACCATCCCCAGCTCCATCATCGCCGGGATGTTCAACTTTGAGCCCGCCGAGTTCTACGAAGCTGAGGAGGCCGCCCGCGAGGATGTCCGCGTCTCCTTCGTGAGTAACTGA
- a CDS encoding CaiB/BaiF CoA transferase family protein, whose product MPKKPLEGLRVADFSWYGAGPIAGNTLSQFGAEVIRVESETRPDGLRRVHPFAMNPDGTFKTGYNVSGYFNNFNTGKLSIQLNLNVPKGQEVAYRLIEKCDVFLTNFTPRVIDKWNLRYEQISAVNPRIIAAYAPMQGLTGPHRDFLGFGAVLTPVTGISHMSGFPHRPPIGVGTNYPDYVINPGHTVTAILAALRYRNRTGKGQLIELPQIESVVNALGTAVLEYLVNGDNPTRMGNRSLNASPHGAFRCADDPESVGSVDRWVVIACRDDREWAAAAAALGHPEAAADPRFATFEARKANEDELEALIASWVRDRKAEDVAAALQAAGVPAGVVQNAQDLLERDEHMRARGYYQYVEHPEAGREAHDGPAFRLSATPGSVPGPAPLLGEHTMEVCERIIGLSMDEVADLLAEGVLV is encoded by the coding sequence ATGCCGAAGAAGCCGCTGGAAGGTCTCCGCGTCGCCGATTTCTCCTGGTACGGCGCCGGCCCGATCGCCGGCAATACCCTCTCCCAGTTCGGCGCCGAAGTCATCCGCGTGGAATCAGAAACCCGCCCCGATGGCCTCCGCCGCGTTCACCCCTTCGCAATGAACCCCGACGGGACGTTCAAGACCGGCTACAACGTCTCCGGCTACTTCAACAACTTCAACACCGGCAAGCTCTCCATCCAGCTCAACCTGAACGTCCCGAAGGGCCAGGAGGTTGCCTACCGGCTCATCGAGAAGTGCGATGTTTTCCTCACCAACTTCACGCCGCGCGTCATCGACAAGTGGAACCTGCGCTACGAGCAGATCAGCGCGGTGAACCCGCGGATCATCGCGGCCTACGCGCCGATGCAGGGCCTCACAGGCCCGCACCGCGACTTCCTCGGCTTCGGCGCCGTCCTGACACCGGTGACCGGGATCAGCCACATGAGCGGCTTCCCCCATCGCCCGCCAATCGGGGTCGGCACCAACTACCCCGACTACGTCATTAACCCCGGCCATACCGTGACCGCAATCCTCGCCGCGCTCCGCTACCGCAACCGGACCGGCAAAGGCCAGCTGATTGAGCTGCCGCAGATTGAGTCGGTCGTCAATGCGCTCGGCACTGCCGTCCTCGAGTACCTGGTGAACGGCGACAACCCCACCCGCATGGGCAATCGCAGCCTTAATGCCAGCCCCCACGGCGCCTTCCGCTGCGCCGATGACCCCGAATCGGTCGGCTCCGTTGACCGCTGGGTCGTTATCGCCTGCCGCGATGACCGCGAATGGGCGGCTGCCGCCGCGGCGCTCGGCCACCCCGAAGCCGCCGCCGACCCGCGGTTCGCCACTTTCGAGGCCCGCAAGGCAAACGAAGACGAGCTGGAGGCGCTCATCGCCTCATGGGTCCGTGACCGGAAGGCTGAAGATGTAGCCGCCGCGCTCCAGGCTGCCGGCGTGCCGGCAGGCGTGGTCCAAAACGCGCAGGACCTCCTCGAGCGCGACGAGCACATGCGGGCGCGCGGCTACTACCAGTACGTCGAGCACCCCGAGGCCGGCCGGGAGGCCCACGACGGCCCCGCCTTCCGCCTCAGCGCAACCCCCGGCTCCGTGCCCGGACCTGCGCCGCTCCTCGGCGAGCACACGATGGAGGTGTGCGAGCGCATCATCGGCCTCTCGATGGACGAGGTCGCCGACCTCCTCGCCGAAGGCGTCCTGGTCTAG
- a CDS encoding CaiB/BaiF CoA transferase family protein has product MPDRALDGVRVIEFADETAAYCGRLLADLGAEVIKVEPPGGGRLRRARPFVKGHEGDPNASLAFWVHNTSKKSVVLDLETDEGRTLARKLALTADIVLEDYPVGYLAERGLGFNSLHAEKPALVYTSVTGFGQDGPHAHWAYSDIVGQAMGGIMTLAGEPTDPPNMIYGRQADISASIQAAQGTLMALLYAEATGEGQQVDVSAQEALSMAQETAMQTWDFQKRNRTRTGELGMLPIPLPATGVAKCRDGYVSLYILAPAGKDLPALVDWMREKGMQGPLDDEPYRTIVNQLNMAWLTQLMSNLAAAGEILQHLPVITKTILDFFATMSAREAYEEGQRRQLLIGIVSTPKDIAENAQLRARDWFVRIESPLGGTIEFPGPPYRLSETPAVISRPPRLGEHTDDILASLR; this is encoded by the coding sequence ATGCCCGACCGCGCCCTCGACGGTGTCCGCGTCATTGAATTCGCCGACGAAACGGCGGCCTACTGCGGCCGCCTCCTGGCCGACCTCGGAGCCGAGGTCATCAAGGTTGAACCCCCGGGCGGCGGCCGCCTCCGCCGGGCGCGGCCCTTCGTCAAGGGCCACGAAGGCGACCCCAACGCCAGCCTCGCCTTCTGGGTCCACAACACCTCGAAGAAATCCGTCGTCCTCGACCTCGAAACCGACGAAGGCCGCACGCTCGCACGGAAGCTCGCGCTGACCGCCGACATCGTCCTCGAGGACTACCCGGTGGGCTATCTCGCCGAACGCGGTCTCGGCTTCAACTCCCTCCACGCCGAAAAGCCGGCGCTCGTCTACACCTCGGTCACCGGTTTCGGACAGGATGGCCCGCATGCGCACTGGGCCTACTCCGATATCGTCGGGCAGGCGATGGGGGGCATCATGACGCTCGCCGGCGAGCCGACCGATCCCCCGAACATGATCTACGGCCGCCAGGCCGATATCTCGGCCAGCATCCAGGCCGCCCAGGGCACCCTTATGGCCCTCCTCTATGCCGAAGCGACCGGCGAGGGGCAGCAGGTCGACGTTTCTGCGCAGGAAGCGCTCTCAATGGCCCAGGAGACGGCCATGCAGACCTGGGACTTCCAGAAGCGGAACCGCACCCGCACCGGAGAGCTCGGCATGCTGCCCATCCCGCTTCCGGCGACCGGCGTTGCGAAGTGCAGGGACGGCTACGTCTCGCTCTACATCCTTGCGCCAGCCGGCAAGGACCTGCCCGCGCTCGTCGACTGGATGCGCGAAAAGGGGATGCAGGGGCCGCTCGATGACGAGCCGTACCGGACCATCGTCAACCAGCTGAACATGGCCTGGCTCACCCAGCTCATGTCGAACCTGGCCGCAGCCGGCGAGATCCTGCAGCATCTGCCGGTGATCACGAAGACGATTCTCGATTTCTTCGCCACCATGAGCGCCCGTGAGGCCTACGAAGAAGGCCAACGCCGCCAGCTGCTCATCGGTATCGTCTCGACACCAAAGGACATCGCCGAAAACGCCCAGCTCCGCGCACGGGACTGGTTCGTGCGCATTGAGTCGCCCCTCGGCGGCACCATTGAGTTCCCCGGGCCCCCGTATCGGCTCTCCGAGACCCCGGCCGTCATCTCCCGGCCGCCACGCCTCGGCGAGCACACCGACGACATTCTCGCCTCGCTGCGCTAA
- a CDS encoding NAD(P)H-dependent flavin oxidoreductase, which yields MGRPVLRTELCDLLGIEYPVILAGMGPVAGGLTGPVATAPLVAAVSNAGGLGVIGGAGFSAERLREEIRKVRSMTDKPFGVDLLLPSNYMGAAAGGEMPRDPRELIPAATREALKKIVEDLGVPWQEMPREPAAEPRRPRAGGMSDEQMEVVIEEKVPVFASGLGSPAPWIDRLKANGTKVLALVGNVKNAKRVAAAGVDIVVAQGTEAGGHTGRVATMALVPQVVDAVAPTPVVAAGGIADGRGIVAALALGAIGVWCGTAFLVSEEANQPDLQKQRILAATDEDTRVTRLYSGKTMRNITNPLIEAWEAAGIQALPMGLQGLLIQDLVYSCRKAGREDLLMNAAGQVSGMLNRIRPAADILHDMVAQAAQILARDLPARVTAIPES from the coding sequence ATGGGACGTCCCGTGCTCCGCACGGAGCTGTGTGACCTGCTCGGCATCGAATACCCCGTCATCCTCGCGGGCATGGGCCCGGTTGCCGGCGGCCTGACCGGGCCTGTGGCCACCGCTCCCCTCGTCGCCGCGGTGTCCAACGCCGGCGGCCTGGGCGTCATTGGCGGGGCCGGGTTCAGCGCCGAGCGCCTCCGCGAGGAAATTCGCAAAGTCCGCTCGATGACCGATAAGCCGTTCGGCGTCGACCTCCTCCTCCCCTCGAACTACATGGGCGCCGCCGCCGGCGGCGAAATGCCGCGCGACCCCCGCGAGCTCATCCCGGCCGCGACCCGCGAAGCGCTCAAGAAGATCGTGGAAGACCTCGGCGTTCCCTGGCAGGAGATGCCCCGTGAACCTGCCGCCGAGCCCCGACGCCCCCGCGCGGGCGGCATGTCCGACGAGCAGATGGAGGTCGTCATCGAAGAGAAGGTCCCTGTCTTCGCCAGCGGGCTTGGCAGCCCTGCGCCCTGGATCGACCGCCTCAAGGCGAACGGCACGAAGGTCCTAGCACTTGTTGGCAACGTGAAGAACGCGAAGCGCGTCGCCGCTGCCGGGGTCGATATCGTCGTCGCCCAGGGAACCGAGGCCGGCGGCCATACCGGCCGCGTCGCCACGATGGCCCTCGTCCCCCAGGTCGTCGATGCCGTCGCGCCCACGCCGGTCGTCGCAGCCGGCGGGATTGCCGATGGACGCGGCATCGTCGCGGCCCTCGCCCTGGGCGCCATCGGCGTGTGGTGCGGCACCGCCTTTCTCGTCTCCGAGGAAGCCAACCAGCCCGACCTCCAGAAGCAGCGCATCCTCGCTGCGACGGACGAAGACACGCGCGTTACCCGCCTCTACAGCGGGAAGACGATGCGCAACATCACCAACCCGCTCATTGAGGCCTGGGAGGCGGCCGGCATCCAGGCCCTGCCGATGGGCCTCCAGGGTCTGCTAATCCAGGACCTCGTCTACTCCTGCCGCAAGGCCGGCCGCGAAGACCTCCTGATGAACGCTGCGGGTCAGGTCTCCGGCATGCTCAACCGCATCCGGCCGGCCGCCGACATCCTCCACGACATGGTGGCCCAGGCCGCCCAGATTCTCGCGCGCGACCTCCCCGCCCGCGTCACCGCCATCCCGGAGTCCTGA
- a CDS encoding peptidylprolyl isomerase — MPKRKKRELHHLRQEPSRRRTYQLSHASPSEIYKPGFPMNILGDVRWFAIVGVVAAVAMVVTAVLTTGGVDQGNPDALPTATPTASATADASPTGSPTPAPKQFEKAEQVIDAEKYTYTATFKTSKGDFTVRLFADVAPKTVNSFVFLAKQGFFDNTTFHRVVSNFVIQGGDPTATGTGGPGYQTQDEPNELRNKKGTISMAKVSGQTQFGSQFFINLKDNPSLDFDNPSANKFYPFGEVISGMDVVEAIGRVQVGQGDRPIEPVTISTIEITETPK; from the coding sequence GTGCCCAAGCGCAAGAAACGCGAGCTGCACCACCTGCGGCAGGAGCCCTCGCGACGCCGAACCTATCAGCTCAGCCACGCCTCACCGTCGGAGATTTACAAGCCCGGATTTCCGATGAACATCCTCGGCGATGTCCGATGGTTCGCGATCGTCGGCGTTGTCGCCGCTGTGGCCATGGTTGTGACCGCCGTTCTCACCACAGGCGGCGTCGACCAGGGCAACCCCGACGCGCTCCCGACGGCCACGCCGACCGCGTCGGCAACGGCCGATGCATCTCCGACAGGCAGCCCCACCCCCGCGCCGAAGCAGTTCGAAAAGGCCGAGCAGGTTATCGACGCCGAAAAGTACACCTACACGGCCACCTTCAAGACCAGCAAGGGCGACTTCACCGTGCGTCTCTTCGCGGATGTCGCCCCGAAGACCGTCAACAGCTTCGTCTTCCTCGCGAAGCAGGGCTTCTTCGATAACACCACCTTCCATCGGGTAGTTTCGAACTTCGTCATCCAGGGCGGCGACCCTACCGCCACCGGCACCGGCGGCCCCGGCTACCAAACGCAGGACGAGCCGAATGAGCTCCGGAACAAGAAGGGCACCATCTCCATGGCGAAGGTCTCGGGGCAGACCCAGTTCGGCAGCCAGTTCTTCATCAACCTCAAGGACAACCCGTCACTCGATTTCGACAACCCCTCGGCCAACAAGTTCTACCCGTTCGGCGAGGTCATCTCGGGCATGGATGTCGTCGAGGCTATCGGGCGGGTGCAGGTCGGCCAGGGCGACCGCCCCATCGAGCCAGTGACGATTTCGACGATCGAGATCACCGAGACCCCGAAGTAG
- a CDS encoding UDP-N-acetylmuramoyl-L-alanyl-D-glutamate--2,6-diaminopimelate ligase, with product MTHDAISHTRPLRSLLDELPGARLLRGEPATPVAAVHHDSRLAGPGSLFVAIQGFTVDGHQFLPDVAAAGAVAALVERGHELPPLPESLALIEVPATRPALSAAAAWFYGHPGRELVVIGITGTDGKTTTSHLLTSALEAAGARVGRLGTVDVYLPGETGHVTARMTTPEATEVQRLLRRMADAHCDYAIVESTSHGLALHRLDHVDYDVAVFTNITSDHLDFHKTFEAYRDAKARLFSALDRAIDKGVGKHAVVNADDPSANYMLSHTRAEPLRFGLEARDADVVARNIILRPDGTNFRIVAPHGMAEVSLRLPALFNVMNALAAASAALAVGADLQAVARGLGECPGVPGRMERIEAGQPFEVIVDYAHTGDAVRKVLEVLRDVCQGRLIIVVGAAGERDPGRRFGVGRAAAEGADFAIFTNEDPRSEDPAQIVREIGRHAESAGRKRGTDFLEIEDRREAIATALAMARYGDIVVIAGKGHEKSIVYGTEAIPWDDREVAREELAKLGYRG from the coding sequence GTGACGCACGACGCCATTAGCCACACCCGCCCGCTTCGCTCCCTCCTCGACGAGCTTCCCGGCGCCCGCCTGCTCCGTGGCGAACCTGCGACGCCGGTGGCAGCGGTTCACCACGACTCCCGCCTTGCCGGCCCGGGCAGCCTGTTTGTCGCGATCCAGGGCTTTACGGTCGACGGGCACCAGTTCCTCCCCGATGTTGCTGCCGCCGGCGCTGTGGCAGCCCTTGTCGAGCGCGGCCACGAACTCCCGCCGCTGCCCGAGTCGCTTGCCCTCATCGAGGTCCCCGCGACCCGCCCTGCCCTCTCGGCCGCTGCGGCATGGTTCTACGGCCACCCCGGGCGTGAGCTCGTCGTTATCGGAATTACCGGGACCGACGGGAAGACGACGACCTCCCACCTCCTGACCAGTGCGCTCGAAGCCGCCGGCGCCCGCGTCGGCCGACTGGGCACCGTCGACGTCTATCTCCCGGGCGAAACCGGGCACGTCACCGCGCGCATGACGACGCCCGAGGCCACGGAGGTCCAGCGCCTCCTGCGCCGCATGGCTGACGCCCATTGCGACTATGCCATCGTCGAGTCGACCAGCCACGGCCTTGCCCTGCACCGGCTTGATCACGTTGATTACGACGTGGCCGTCTTTACGAACATCACCAGCGACCACCTCGATTTCCATAAGACCTTCGAGGCCTACCGCGATGCCAAAGCGAGGCTCTTCTCCGCCCTCGACCGCGCCATCGACAAAGGCGTCGGCAAGCACGCCGTCGTCAACGCCGATGACCCATCGGCGAACTACATGCTGAGCCACACGCGCGCCGAGCCGCTGCGCTTCGGCCTGGAAGCCCGCGATGCCGACGTCGTCGCCCGGAACATCATCCTGCGCCCCGATGGCACGAACTTCCGGATCGTCGCACCCCACGGCATGGCCGAGGTGTCGCTTCGCCTGCCCGCGCTGTTCAACGTCATGAATGCGCTAGCCGCCGCTTCCGCTGCCCTCGCCGTCGGCGCCGACCTGCAGGCGGTCGCCCGCGGCCTCGGCGAGTGCCCCGGCGTCCCGGGCCGCATGGAACGCATCGAGGCTGGCCAGCCGTTCGAGGTCATCGTCGATTACGCCCATACCGGCGACGCCGTCCGGAAGGTGCTCGAAGTCCTGCGCGACGTCTGCCAGGGGCGGCTCATCATCGTGGTCGGCGCAGCCGGCGAGCGCGACCCCGGCCGACGCTTTGGCGTGGGCCGGGCTGCCGCCGAGGGCGCCGATTTCGCCATCTTCACGAACGAAGACCCGCGCTCCGAAGACCCTGCCCAGATAGTCCGTGAAATCGGCCGCCACGCAGAGAGCGCCGGCCGCAAACGCGGCACCGACTTCCTCGAGATCGAAGACCGGCGCGAGGCCATCGCCACCGCGCTGGCGATGGCCCGCTACGGCGACATCGTCGTCATCGCCGGTAAGGGCCACGAAAAGTCGATCGTTTACGGTACGGAAGCCATCCCCTGGGACGACCGCGAGGTTGCCCGCGAAGAACTCGCAAAGCTCGGTTACCGGGGCTGA